A stretch of Paenibacillus peoriae DNA encodes these proteins:
- a CDS encoding ABC transporter permease: protein MHMSFRLLAWNNLKRNARAYVPYYLSSSLMITIFFVYAVFIFHPDVSNVITAANVKKGLQVADLLIFVFSFFFVLYTNNIFVAARKKEFGILTILGASHRQIYFLVAFENLIIGFLSLVTGMIGGFVSAKFFLLMGSNVIGMYLRFYFPWKALAFTGIGFMFLFILISLVSVFFIRRFKLQQLFSKAPQLNKEPKASWSLSILAVVLIGAAVYLMKLDFSPYIYLAPYRLGTLSFYILHYSVGDTFKYTIIMGSLGIYLFYTQSCVLFIQLLRANRKWSWSGSRLLWLSEITYKMRNNAGLFSLITLISIISCVGAASTFDSMQQQKRFLREQSYSFAFTSDVVSSNELEKEIDQNLYTAGVDYGKGEVLVFPFREQIAPVMKQSNYEALASKFKKLKQVPTLRENQGFFIIDPNEMPLEEKKTLFEKKLTYKQGKSHMMNLEIMDTKTIDHNLKFDGNIVSELGRLLVVTDRTYDYLIEHRYFNDPLAFKSTYYFVPKWKNGQLSLETSETQQEVWLYSVLANRVNKGVLNSRAVDYLTSEMDLVISEFIGGFIAIIMLASTVSLLYFRLYVDLQRDEEIYRALSKIGLNSREMRQSASRQIAFLFLLPLVVSSMGMVLCLVMSEPSVIYGVPVHLTLIQIMLCFWAIQFLSFLIVRSLYLRQLDLKIL from the coding sequence ATGCACATGAGCTTTCGTCTGTTAGCATGGAATAATCTCAAACGCAATGCGCGTGCTTACGTTCCTTATTATTTAAGCAGCTCCTTGATGATTACGATTTTTTTCGTATATGCGGTATTTATTTTTCACCCGGATGTCTCGAATGTAATCACAGCAGCTAATGTAAAAAAGGGATTACAGGTTGCGGATCTATTGATTTTTGTATTTTCCTTTTTTTTCGTATTATACACAAATAATATCTTTGTTGCTGCACGTAAGAAAGAATTTGGTATACTCACCATTTTAGGAGCAAGTCATAGGCAAATTTATTTTTTGGTAGCTTTTGAAAATCTAATTATAGGCTTTTTATCATTGGTGACCGGGATGATCGGAGGATTTGTTTCAGCGAAGTTTTTCCTGCTTATGGGTTCCAATGTCATAGGAATGTATTTAAGATTTTATTTTCCCTGGAAAGCACTTGCCTTTACAGGAATTGGATTTATGTTTTTGTTTATATTGATCTCACTTGTGTCTGTTTTCTTTATCCGACGTTTTAAACTACAGCAGCTTTTTAGCAAGGCTCCTCAGCTCAACAAAGAGCCTAAAGCTTCATGGAGTCTGTCCATTCTTGCCGTAGTATTAATCGGAGCGGCTGTATATTTAATGAAGCTTGATTTTTCACCCTACATTTATCTGGCACCTTATCGTTTAGGGACCCTTTCCTTTTATATATTGCACTATTCGGTTGGAGACACCTTTAAATATACAATTATAATGGGATCTCTGGGTATTTACTTATTTTATACTCAATCATGTGTACTATTCATTCAATTGCTTAGAGCTAACAGGAAATGGTCTTGGAGCGGATCGCGTTTGTTATGGTTATCTGAGATCACATATAAAATGAGGAATAATGCCGGGCTTTTTTCATTGATTACCCTCATTTCTATCATTTCCTGTGTAGGAGCCGCATCAACTTTTGACTCCATGCAACAGCAAAAAAGATTTCTTAGGGAGCAATCTTATTCATTTGCATTTACTTCTGATGTTGTAAGTTCTAACGAGCTTGAAAAAGAGATTGACCAAAATCTGTATACGGCTGGGGTGGATTATGGAAAAGGTGAAGTATTAGTCTTCCCTTTTCGGGAACAGATTGCGCCAGTGATGAAACAATCCAACTATGAAGCACTTGCTTCCAAGTTTAAGAAGCTAAAACAGGTACCTACGCTTCGGGAGAATCAAGGTTTTTTCATTATCGATCCAAACGAGATGCCTCTCGAAGAAAAGAAAACCCTTTTTGAAAAAAAGCTAACTTACAAGCAAGGGAAATCTCATATGATGAATCTTGAGATTATGGATACTAAGACGATAGATCATAACCTGAAGTTTGATGGAAATATCGTCTCTGAACTAGGAAGGCTACTTGTTGTTACTGATCGAACTTACGACTATTTAATTGAACATCGGTATTTCAATGATCCGTTGGCATTTAAATCTACTTATTATTTTGTGCCAAAATGGAAGAATGGCCAGCTTTCCTTAGAAACTTCTGAAACTCAACAAGAGGTATGGTTGTATTCTGTGTTGGCCAATAGGGTGAATAAAGGGGTGCTTAACTCTAGGGCCGTAGACTATTTGACATCGGAGATGGATCTGGTTATTAGTGAATTTATTGGCGGATTTATCGCCATTATTATGTTGGCAAGTACAGTAAGCCTGCTGTATTTCAGACTATATGTAGATCTTCAGCGAGATGAAGAAATATACCGAGCTTTATCGAAAATTGGACTAAACTCAAGGGAAATGAGACAATCGGCTTCCAGACAAATTGCATTCCTGTTTCTTCTGCCATTAGTCGTATCGTCTATGGGAATGGTGCTTTGTTTAGTGATGTCAGAACCATCTGTAATATATGGAGTACCCGTTCATCTTACGCTGATTCAGATTATGCTGTGCTTCTGGGCCATCCAATTTCTTTCCTTTCTTATTGTACGTTCTCTGTATCTTCGTCAATTAGATTTAAAGATACTATAA
- a CDS encoding efflux RND transporter periplasmic adaptor subunit, translating to MSETEKKDKNSLQVLRKKRRVKRSIGILILLIIAGIGGTLYMKRGQEKPVEAPANQVVQVQKANITESLSVTGTVQASKEVNINFTNIEGAKLVAVNVKAGDSVKAGQVLARLDDSDARLQIKDAESNVAIARAKLDEAKRGPKTNDIELQKANVLKAQMAIKTAKNAMELEEAAAQKEAAKVTLDKAQKDYDDQAYLVQNDAAAESDLATAKQNLDKAKLDMSNAELQYKKAQTKQTEAIEEAEMGYKTALIQLKAAQSPPEASNIQSAQASLLQAETALEQKKSVLSKLQVTAPWDGIILKVNGDVGTSPTAPFIVMNNSNTGVMKVLAKVNESDIAKLKTGLQATMHSNSFPDKQFKGEVRFVSPEPVTEANVTTYKIELSLDSQNIRLQLGMNMDVSLLLAEHKNALSVPLFALRSEGGVDGVYVAKNTANPADYEFRPVKLGVYTADQAEIKSGVKEGETIVIPPQNSSADPNGSGGGQTQ from the coding sequence TTGTCGGAAACAGAAAAGAAAGATAAAAATTCATTACAAGTATTAAGAAAGAAAAGAAGAGTGAAAAGGAGCATAGGTATTCTGATCTTGCTCATTATAGCGGGAATTGGCGGTACGCTCTACATGAAAAGGGGCCAGGAAAAACCTGTGGAGGCTCCGGCGAATCAGGTCGTACAGGTACAGAAAGCTAACATAACCGAGTCGCTTAGCGTGACTGGAACCGTTCAGGCTTCCAAGGAAGTAAATATTAATTTTACAAATATCGAGGGTGCCAAGCTCGTCGCTGTCAATGTCAAAGCAGGAGATAGCGTCAAGGCAGGTCAGGTGCTAGCACGACTAGATGATTCAGATGCCAGGCTGCAAATTAAGGATGCCGAATCTAATGTCGCAATTGCAAGGGCCAAACTGGACGAAGCCAAGCGCGGACCCAAAACAAATGATATCGAGCTACAGAAAGCAAATGTCTTAAAGGCACAGATGGCGATTAAAACAGCCAAGAACGCGATGGAATTAGAGGAAGCTGCTGCGCAAAAGGAGGCAGCCAAGGTGACTTTGGATAAAGCCCAGAAGGATTATGATGACCAGGCTTATCTGGTTCAGAATGATGCGGCAGCAGAAAGTGACCTGGCGACAGCCAAGCAAAATCTGGATAAGGCAAAACTGGATATGAGCAATGCAGAGCTGCAGTACAAGAAGGCACAGACCAAGCAAACTGAGGCGATCGAAGAGGCGGAAATGGGCTATAAAACAGCATTAATACAATTAAAGGCTGCACAGTCCCCACCTGAAGCTTCCAACATCCAATCTGCACAAGCTTCTTTATTGCAGGCTGAAACGGCATTAGAGCAGAAGAAAAGTGTTCTAAGTAAATTACAGGTTACGGCGCCGTGGGACGGGATTATTTTGAAGGTCAACGGCGATGTGGGCACTAGTCCTACTGCACCTTTTATTGTCATGAATAACTCCAACACAGGGGTTATGAAGGTTCTTGCCAAGGTGAACGAAAGTGATATTGCTAAATTAAAGACCGGACTTCAGGCGACAATGCACTCGAATTCATTCCCGGACAAACAATTTAAAGGCGAAGTACGCTTTGTTTCTCCAGAGCCGGTGACGGAAGCCAATGTGACTACATACAAAATTGAATTGTCTTTGGATAGCCAAAACATAAGGCTGCAACTGGGGATGAATATGGATGTATCTCTACTGTTAGCTGAACACAAAAATGCGCTGTCTGTGCCATTGTTTGCCTTGAGGTCTGAAGGCGGTGTGGATGGAGTATATGTGGCGAAGAACACAGCGAATCCGGCCGATTATGAGTTTAGACCCGTGAAACTGGGTGTCTATACAGCGGATCAGGCCGAAATCAAGTCCGGTGTCAAGGAAGGTGAAACCATTGTTATTCCTCCTCAGAACAGCAGTGCTGACCCGAATGGTAGTGGAGGGGGGCAGACACAATGA
- a CDS encoding ABC transporter ATP-binding protein produces MEIVRMDQVTKIYYGKVPYRALNNIHLTIKQGEFVGIMGPSGSGKTTLLNMISTIDMPTSGEVSIKGENPHLLKKDKLALFRRKELGLVFQDYNLLETLTLGENILFPLMLNKKGLKEMEHKLEEVAKKLDITDVLDKRPYEVSGGQKQRAAIGRAMIHSPSLLLADEPTGNLDSKSSRVVMEMLSLVHRVDYSTIVLVTHGALEASYCDRVIFIKDGELYNEIRRSHSQQIFFQEIIDMLSFLGGSRHAHELSSVSME; encoded by the coding sequence ATGGAGATTGTACGAATGGATCAAGTTACCAAAATATACTATGGCAAGGTTCCCTACCGAGCTCTTAACAATATCCATTTAACGATCAAACAAGGCGAGTTTGTTGGTATTATGGGGCCGTCTGGTAGTGGGAAGACTACATTATTAAATATGATTTCGACCATTGATATGCCGACTTCTGGCGAGGTTAGCATTAAAGGAGAAAATCCACATCTGCTCAAGAAGGATAAGCTGGCTTTATTTCGCCGCAAAGAACTGGGCCTTGTATTTCAAGATTATAATTTGCTGGAAACCCTCACTTTGGGAGAAAACATACTGTTTCCTCTGATGCTCAATAAAAAAGGGTTAAAGGAAATGGAGCACAAACTGGAAGAGGTAGCGAAAAAACTGGATATTACAGATGTTTTGGACAAACGGCCTTATGAGGTATCGGGGGGACAAAAACAACGTGCAGCCATAGGCAGGGCTATGATTCATTCTCCTTCGCTCCTGCTTGCAGATGAACCAACCGGAAATCTCGATTCCAAGTCTTCGCGTGTTGTAATGGAAATGCTGAGCCTTGTCCACCGTGTAGACTATTCTACAATTGTGCTGGTAACACACGGCGCCTTGGAAGCCAGCTATTGCGACCGGGTAATTTTTATTAAAGATGGTGAGTTATATAATGAAATCCGTCGTAGTCATAGTCAGCAAATATTTTTTCAGGAAATCATAGATATGCTCTCCTTTTTGGGGGGAAGTAGACATGCACATGAGCTTTCGTCTGTTAGCATGGAATAA
- a CDS encoding ABC transporter ATP-binding protein, which translates to MSETQSNNTVIEIKELKKRYEVGGQEIQALRSVNLSISEGEFVAIMGPSGSGKSTMMNVIGCLDHPDTGKYYLDGYSILDARENELSEIRNQKLGFVFQKFYLLPRTTALANVELPMMYAGVPAKERRERAIEALRMVGLAERMYNKPNELSGGQQQRVSIARALVNHPVILLADEPTGALDTKTSIEIMELFQGLNEQGKTIVLVTHELEVAEYAKRLISFRDGNIERDEPIANRRISSRVVSL; encoded by the coding sequence ATGAGTGAAACTCAATCCAATAACACCGTTATTGAAATTAAAGAGCTGAAAAAAAGGTATGAAGTAGGCGGTCAGGAGATTCAGGCTCTACGCAGTGTGAACTTATCTATTAGCGAAGGGGAGTTTGTTGCTATCATGGGACCCTCTGGTTCAGGCAAGTCCACCATGATGAATGTTATTGGTTGCCTGGATCATCCGGATACCGGTAAATACTATCTGGATGGTTACTCCATATTGGATGCTCGTGAGAACGAACTTTCAGAGATTAGAAATCAGAAGCTAGGATTTGTGTTTCAGAAATTCTATCTCCTGCCTCGTACTACAGCTTTAGCAAATGTGGAGCTGCCTATGATGTATGCAGGTGTTCCTGCCAAGGAGCGTCGGGAAAGAGCTATAGAGGCGCTTCGGATGGTGGGTCTTGCAGAACGGATGTATAACAAGCCTAACGAGCTTTCTGGCGGTCAGCAGCAGCGGGTTTCCATCGCCCGAGCTTTGGTGAATCATCCGGTCATTCTGCTGGCAGATGAGCCTACGGGTGCACTGGACACGAAGACGAGCATCGAGATTATGGAGCTGTTCCAAGGCTTGAATGAGCAAGGAAAAACCATTGTCCTGGTTACTCATGAACTGGAAGTAGCGGAATATGCCAAACGATTGATCAGCTTTCGGGATGGTAACATTGAGCGAGATGAGCCTATTGCAAATAGACGAATTTCATCAAGGGTGGTAAGTCTATGA
- a CDS encoding sensor histidine kinase: protein MKLFWRDHFSLVIFNIIQLFLVLSIYWMDGYRNWSTALYSVFFGSILLGVYLLFRFVMYSGLYRILSTTNIKDLDELIQMKVLNPLAASLQHLLLQYYRLYQSRIHQLEHQQRDHITFINQWVHQMKTPLSVIHLILKGRIDPESDQIHDEIDRMGKGLDMILYMSRLESFEPDFHVEPVVLRKLVSDVIYDNKRLLIRNEIYPSNEVDEQLSVITDAKWLRFIINQLVTNAIKYSSGHAHSLKLISDVRDHVIVLKVQDEGIGIPKKDIERVFEAYYTGENGRKYSESTGMGLYLVAEVCKRLNHDIQLKSTVGKGTTVQILFSIGK from the coding sequence GTGAAGCTTTTTTGGCGCGACCATTTTTCGCTGGTCATTTTTAATATCATCCAACTTTTTCTTGTGTTAAGTATCTATTGGATGGATGGTTACCGTAACTGGTCGACGGCCCTATATTCCGTCTTTTTTGGGTCCATCCTATTGGGGGTCTATTTGCTGTTCCGGTTCGTTATGTATTCTGGTTTATATCGCATATTATCCACTACAAACATTAAAGATTTAGATGAGCTTATTCAGATGAAGGTACTTAATCCGTTAGCCGCTTCTTTACAACATTTGCTTTTGCAATATTATCGATTGTATCAGTCCCGAATTCATCAGTTAGAGCACCAGCAGCGCGATCATATTACGTTTATCAATCAGTGGGTTCATCAGATGAAAACTCCTCTTTCTGTTATTCATTTAATCCTCAAAGGTAGAATAGACCCCGAATCGGATCAGATTCACGATGAGATTGATCGAATGGGCAAAGGACTGGACATGATTTTGTATATGTCACGATTGGAATCCTTTGAACCTGACTTTCATGTGGAGCCTGTTGTATTACGTAAACTGGTTAGTGATGTGATTTATGATAACAAAAGATTATTGATCCGCAACGAAATTTATCCTTCCAATGAAGTGGACGAGCAGTTGAGTGTGATTACTGATGCCAAATGGCTAAGATTTATCATTAATCAATTGGTGACTAATGCGATAAAGTACTCTTCAGGTCATGCTCACAGTCTGAAATTAATATCTGACGTGAGGGATCATGTGATTGTGTTGAAAGTACAGGATGAGGGGATTGGTATCCCAAAAAAAGATATAGAGCGGGTATTTGAGGCTTATTACACAGGTGAAAACGGACGGAAGTATAGTGAATCTACCGGGATGGGGCTCTATTTAGTGGCAGAAGTCTGCAAAAGGCTGAATCACGACATTCAATTGAAATCGACGGTTGGTAAAGGGACGACGGTTCAAATCCTGTTTTCCATTGGCAAATGA
- a CDS encoding RNA polymerase sigma factor produces the protein MDVKDLEDLYLSCKSDLFGYLLRILHNKQDAEDLLHECFIRFIRASPDLPQDRIRFYLLRIAKNLAIDLIRKRKKMEEYILRKGLLHYHWDILDFEIQEEVNQILLMASNTEQRTVLELRLVQGYSIKETARILNKSENAVKSSLHRASQRIKLRYIS, from the coding sequence ATGGATGTTAAAGATCTGGAGGATCTATATTTATCTTGCAAATCAGACCTCTTTGGCTATCTATTGAGGATATTGCATAACAAACAGGATGCTGAAGATTTGTTGCATGAGTGTTTTATTCGGTTTATAAGAGCTTCGCCTGACTTGCCCCAAGATCGTATTCGGTTTTACCTTTTGAGAATTGCCAAAAATTTAGCTATAGATTTAATCAGAAAACGAAAAAAGATGGAGGAATACATTTTACGTAAGGGGCTGCTCCACTATCACTGGGATATCCTTGATTTTGAAATTCAGGAGGAGGTCAATCAAATTCTCTTGATGGCAAGTAATACCGAGCAAAGAACGGTACTTGAATTGCGATTAGTCCAAGGATACTCCATAAAGGAAACGGCTAGAATTTTAAACAAGAGTGAGAATGCAGTGAAGTCTTCGCTTCACAGAGCTTCCCAACGTATTAAATTGAGATATATTTCTTGA
- a CDS encoding ABC transporter permease, with protein sequence MNLMETIRVSMNSLTTNKMRSFLTILGIIIGVAAVIAIMAIGNGSKASIKEEINKLGNNVLLVAPVMPMTEEEINQDTLPSFTWTDVEALEQKSSIAAMMPRISSSSKAAWGRYNYNATIVGTSASFYKAKKFSFAEGRTFTNDEMDKRRNVAILESQAVVRLFGGDTKGVLGRTFQIKQIPFKVIGVLNSQPVTNLSYSTNDQIYIPATTMMNRLGEKNITGLEVSAKSPGLMGQAQSDILESLRVTHQLKPSEPDQFQVMSLSEAAGAASGVDNIMTSLLGGVAAISLVVGGIGIMNIMMVSVIERTKEIGIRKAIGAKPRDIMIQFLSEAVIFGLLGGMLGVVTGVGASKIIEATARMTIEFTISPILYSFLSSAGTGILFGVYPAYKAARLKPIDALRYE encoded by the coding sequence ATGAATCTGATGGAAACGATCCGTGTATCGATGAACAGCTTAACTACCAACAAGATGCGCTCATTTTTAACGATACTCGGTATTATTATCGGGGTGGCAGCGGTGATTGCCATTATGGCCATCGGGAATGGCTCAAAGGCCAGTATTAAGGAGGAAATCAATAAGTTAGGAAATAACGTACTTTTGGTTGCTCCCGTCATGCCAATGACTGAGGAAGAAATAAATCAGGATACCTTGCCCTCATTTACGTGGACAGATGTCGAGGCATTGGAACAAAAGAGTTCGATTGCAGCAATGATGCCCCGTATTTCAAGCAGTTCAAAAGCTGCATGGGGGCGATATAACTATAATGCAACCATTGTAGGGACATCTGCTTCATTTTACAAGGCCAAAAAGTTTTCCTTTGCCGAGGGCAGAACATTTACCAACGATGAGATGGATAAACGTAGGAATGTTGCCATTCTGGAAAGCCAAGCGGTTGTGCGTCTTTTTGGTGGAGATACCAAAGGCGTATTGGGACGAACGTTTCAAATCAAACAGATCCCTTTCAAAGTAATCGGAGTATTGAATTCTCAGCCTGTTACGAATTTAAGCTACAGTACAAATGATCAAATCTACATCCCGGCTACAACCATGATGAACCGTCTGGGTGAGAAAAACATTACTGGTCTGGAGGTATCCGCCAAGTCACCAGGCTTGATGGGTCAGGCTCAATCAGACATATTGGAAAGCTTGCGTGTGACGCATCAGCTAAAACCTTCGGAACCGGATCAATTTCAAGTAATGAGTCTGTCCGAAGCAGCAGGTGCAGCATCCGGTGTAGATAATATCATGACCAGCTTGCTGGGAGGTGTAGCTGCGATCTCACTTGTGGTAGGGGGAATCGGAATTATGAATATTATGATGGTGTCGGTTATAGAGCGCACGAAAGAAATTGGTATTCGAAAAGCTATTGGTGCCAAGCCAAGAGATATTATGATTCAATTCCTGTCCGAAGCGGTCATTTTTGGTCTGCTAGGGGGGATGCTCGGGGTTGTTACAGGCGTAGGCGCCTCCAAAATAATCGAAGCAACAGCACGCATGACCATTGAATTTACAATCTCGCCGATCCTATATTCGTTTCTTAGCTCTGCAGGTACAGGCATTCTATTTGGGGTATATCCGGCTTATAAAGCAGCAAGATTAAAACCAATAGATGCATTGAGATACGAATAA
- a CDS encoding response regulator transcription factor: protein MQKILIVEDDPQISSLLQSYLEKYGYQGIIVSNFDQVLAIFQEVKPDLVLLDVNLPRFDGFYWCRQIRTQSTCPILFVSARDDKMDQVIALQNGADDYITKPFYPEVLLAKVESNLRRAYGSYAVAPPSRSLTVSGLTLYPEIMELVYHDKQVEMSHKEAALLELLMTYPKQVVGRVHILEALWDDDQYVGENTLNVYVTRVRKKLSELGLGDIIETVRGAGYRLHLTEEEER, encoded by the coding sequence ATGCAGAAGATACTAATAGTAGAGGATGACCCTCAAATCAGCTCCTTGCTCCAATCCTATCTTGAGAAATATGGTTATCAAGGAATTATTGTTTCAAATTTTGATCAAGTTCTGGCTATCTTTCAAGAGGTAAAGCCTGATTTGGTACTACTTGATGTGAATCTACCTCGTTTTGATGGATTTTATTGGTGCAGGCAAATACGGACTCAGTCTACATGCCCCATCCTTTTTGTGTCTGCACGTGATGATAAAATGGATCAGGTCATTGCTTTGCAAAACGGAGCAGATGATTACATTACGAAACCATTTTATCCCGAAGTACTACTGGCCAAAGTAGAAAGTAATTTACGGCGTGCCTATGGTTCCTATGCCGTTGCTCCACCATCACGATCCTTAACGGTGTCAGGCTTGACTTTGTATCCCGAAATTATGGAACTTGTATACCATGACAAGCAGGTAGAGATGAGCCATAAAGAAGCGGCCCTACTGGAGCTATTGATGACATATCCTAAGCAGGTTGTAGGGAGAGTTCATATCTTAGAGGCTTTATGGGATGATGACCAATATGTAGGGGAGAACACACTGAATGTTTATGTCACTCGTGTCCGCAAAAAACTGAGCGAGCTGGGACTAGGGGATATCATAGAGACGGTTCGAGGGGCTGGCTATCGGCTTCACTTGACTGAGGAGGAAGAACGGTGA
- a CDS encoding TolC family protein → MKKRMFILLLLALSASSLSESFVQAEEAQQQVTKASVKLTLSQAQQWAQSNSFSLKEAQQTIDRNRIMLKNAGKNLDFIPAGQGNGEEDAASSSAWKGYASSTVSYLESKKQIELAQDQTDYTAMKNYYDVLLADNKVKSSEDALSLALLEEKAAEAKANRGKISPGDRSTIIQTRIEAQKNVDIAKAALQKAQDSLNTQMGQSQGNLYELVDRPVYRKMDNTNLDTLVSRAISASPSVWRQEEAVKLAKMEIKYYTWNSGTDDYEIKQIDVDSAQGGLENTKDQLAETLKSMYFNLQQNEEQYEQMRSNLQNLSKVLDISRKRKARGFATGTEVATNQLKVKQIERNMDELIVQMTLLQHALNKPWSV, encoded by the coding sequence ATGAAAAAACGTATGTTCATTTTATTGCTGCTCGCCTTGTCGGCCAGTTCTTTATCAGAGTCCTTTGTTCAAGCAGAGGAGGCGCAGCAGCAGGTTACCAAAGCAAGTGTGAAATTAACACTGAGTCAAGCCCAGCAGTGGGCACAATCCAATAGTTTTAGCTTGAAGGAAGCCCAGCAGACGATAGATCGCAACCGGATTATGCTAAAAAATGCAGGCAAGAATCTGGACTTCATTCCGGCAGGTCAAGGCAACGGTGAAGAAGATGCGGCTAGTAGTTCAGCATGGAAGGGGTATGCTTCATCGACAGTTTCTTATTTGGAATCCAAAAAGCAAATCGAACTTGCCCAAGATCAGACAGATTACACTGCAATGAAGAATTATTATGACGTACTTCTGGCTGATAACAAAGTAAAGAGTAGTGAGGATGCACTTTCGCTTGCGCTATTGGAGGAAAAAGCTGCTGAAGCGAAGGCCAACCGTGGAAAAATTTCTCCAGGTGATCGAAGTACGATTATTCAGACTCGTATAGAGGCTCAAAAGAATGTAGACATTGCTAAAGCTGCACTGCAAAAAGCGCAGGATTCGCTTAATACACAAATGGGACAGTCACAAGGAAATTTATATGAACTGGTGGACAGACCCGTTTACCGGAAAATGGATAACACGAATCTGGATACGCTAGTGTCGCGTGCCATCTCAGCGAGTCCTTCGGTATGGAGACAGGAGGAGGCAGTCAAGCTAGCAAAAATGGAAATTAAATATTACACGTGGAACTCGGGAACGGATGACTATGAAATTAAACAGATAGATGTAGATTCAGCACAAGGTGGACTGGAAAATACCAAGGATCAACTGGCAGAAACACTGAAAAGTATGTACTTTAATTTACAGCAAAATGAAGAACAATACGAACAAATGCGAAGTAATCTACAGAACCTTAGTAAAGTGTTGGACATTTCTCGCAAAAGAAAGGCACGTGGATTTGCAACAGGTACGGAGGTCGCCACGAATCAGTTGAAAGTAAAGCAAATCGAACGGAATATGGATGAACTCATTGTTCAAATGACGCTGCTGCAACATGCTTTAAACAAGCCGTGGAGTGTATAG
- a CDS encoding polysaccharide deacetylase family protein, which yields MEKSYVQNRTRAHRMKRKRRRLLFIILICMVLMIIKLFDIFSSKPQPVKTIEYAEKIESVSTDKLNNKSKGSESSLQNVSDVEDAAFVEKYLNQQMQGQRPEGIDGKKVVYLSFDDGPSVTVTPKILDILKKESVKATFFVLGKAVEENEVTKKITKRLVKEGHAIGNHTYSHDYSYLYPNQTVNSSSFMNDIEKTNQVLKQILGQNFSTRAIRFPGGHMTWQRNDPDGMEVLDKALQDKDYHQIDWNVLPKDAEGARKNAEQLISEFMRNIGTREKAVVLMHDTYGKEETAKALPEIIRYLKKQGYEFKTIK from the coding sequence ATGGAAAAAAGCTATGTGCAAAATAGAACCAGAGCTCATCGAATGAAGAGGAAGAGAAGAAGACTACTGTTTATTATTCTCATTTGTATGGTTCTAATGATTATAAAACTCTTTGACATCTTCAGTAGTAAACCACAGCCAGTAAAAACGATTGAATATGCAGAAAAAATAGAATCAGTATCAACCGACAAACTAAATAACAAATCCAAAGGGAGCGAATCTTCTCTACAAAATGTTTCGGATGTTGAAGATGCAGCATTTGTTGAAAAGTACTTAAATCAGCAAATGCAAGGGCAGCGACCTGAGGGGATCGACGGTAAAAAAGTAGTCTATTTATCTTTTGATGATGGTCCATCGGTTACCGTAACGCCTAAAATATTAGATATTCTTAAAAAAGAAAGTGTGAAAGCAACGTTTTTTGTGTTAGGAAAAGCAGTAGAGGAAAATGAAGTGACTAAAAAAATAACAAAAAGATTGGTTAAGGAAGGACATGCGATCGGAAATCATACTTACTCACATGACTACAGTTATTTGTATCCGAATCAGACTGTGAATTCGAGCAGTTTTATGAATGATATTGAAAAAACAAATCAAGTTTTAAAGCAAATATTGGGGCAGAATTTTTCCACAAGAGCGATTCGATTTCCAGGCGGCCACATGACATGGCAGAGAAATGATCCCGATGGTATGGAAGTACTGGACAAAGCACTACAGGATAAGGATTACCATCAGATTGACTGGAATGTGTTACCTAAAGATGCAGAGGGTGCACGTAAGAATGCTGAGCAATTAATTAGTGAATTCATGAGAAATATTGGGACTAGAGAAAAAGCAGTGGTACTCATGCATGACACTTATGGGAAGGAAGAAACAGCCAAAGCCTTGCCTGAAATCATAAGATATTTAAAAAAGCAGGGATATGAATTTAAGACTATCAAGTAA